One genomic window of Struthio camelus isolate bStrCam1 chromosome 1, bStrCam1.hap1, whole genome shotgun sequence includes the following:
- the LOC104152147 gene encoding insoluble matrix shell protein 4-like isoform X2: MKRHICIAFLAVCLLVPGCIGAPPQNVHNFDNSGMAHDNFKNNRDFGSPDYPSLGDGRHPSKRDNSFIGNHGASDSFQNNGGTGKVTGQPKCSCGASQLLGLVKGRFNGRIVGNNALNDQDNYNGYGAVYNSHSFDDNVAGDGSFNNNGNGLEPPVIYDPVDAPGNQESFDGNRVGQHSFNDNGNGLEPPVIYDPVDAPGNQESFDGNWVGHHSFNDNGDS; encoded by the exons ATGAAGCGACACATCTGCATTGCATTCCTGGCTGTTTGCCTCCTGGTGCCAGGATGCATCGGGGCACCCCCTCAG AATGTTCACAACTTTGACAACAGTGGTATGGCCCATGACAACTTCAAGAACAATAGG GATTTCGGCAGCCCTGACTATCCCTCTCTGGGTGATGGGAGACACCCCAGCAAACGG GACAACAGCTTCATTGGGAATCATGGTGCATCAGACAGCTTTCAGAACAATGGAGGGACTGGAAAGGTGACTGGTCAGCCAAAATGCAGCTGTGGGGCCTCTCAGCTCCTTGGGTTG GTCAAAGGCAGGTTCAATGGCAGGATCGTGGGTAACAACGCTTTGAATGACCAAGAT AACTATAATGGATATGGAGCAGTCTAT AATTCACACAGCTTTGATGATAATGTGGCCGGGGATGGCAGCTTCAACAACAATGGG AATGGCCTTGAGCCCCCTGTCATCTAT GACCCCGTGGATGCCCCAGGG AACCAAGAGAGCTTTGATGGGAACAGGGTCGGCCAGCACAGCTTCAATGACAATGGG AATGGCCTTGAGCCCCCTGTCATCTAT GACCCCGTGGATGCCCCAGGG AACCAAGAGAGCTTTGATGGGAACTGGGTTGGCCACCACAGCTTCAATGACAATGGG GACTCCTGA
- the LOC104152147 gene encoding uncharacterized protein isoform X9, whose product MGWVRISGLAQTGLMWQNVAVPYKSSPSLCIVNSPSLKDRVPCGKEEAMERRICVAFLAVCLLLLGGTQAAPLNSHSFDDNVAGDGSFNNNGNGLEPPVIYDPVDAPGNQESFDGNRVGQHSFNDNGNGLEPPVIYDPVDAPGNQESFDGNWVGHHSFNDNGDS is encoded by the exons ATGGGCTGGGTCAGGATATCAGGGCTGGCTCAGACAGGGCTGATGTGGCAAAATGTGGCTGTGCCCTATAAATCCAGCCCCAGTCTTTGCATCGTGAACAGCCCCAGTCTGAAGGACAGAGTACCCTGTGGCAAGGAAGAAGCCATGGAGAGACGGATCTGTGTTGCATTCCTGGCCGTttgtctcctgctgctgggaggcaCTCAGGCAGCTCCCCTG AATTCACACAGCTTTGATGATAATGTGGCCGGGGATGGCAGCTTCAACAACAATGGG AATGGCCTTGAGCCCCCTGTCATCTAT GACCCCGTGGATGCCCCAGGG AACCAAGAGAGCTTTGATGGGAACAGGGTCGGCCAGCACAGCTTCAATGACAATGGG AATGGCCTTGAGCCCCCTGTCATCTAT GACCCCGTGGATGCCCCAGGG AACCAAGAGAGCTTTGATGGGAACTGGGTTGGCCACCACAGCTTCAATGACAATGGG GACTCCTGA
- the LOC104152147 gene encoding insoluble matrix shell protein 4-like isoform X3 — MKRHICIAFLAVCLLVPGCIGAPPQNVHNFDNSGMAHDNFKNNRDFGSPDYPSLGDGRHPSKRDNSFIGNHGASDSFQNNGGTGKVTGQPKCSCGASQLLGLVKGRFNGRIVGNNALNDQDNYNGYGAVYNSHSFDDNVAGDGSFNNNGDPVDAPGNQESFDGNRVGQHSFNDNGNGLEPPVIYDPVDAPGNQESFDGNWVGHHSFNDNGNGF, encoded by the exons ATGAAGCGACACATCTGCATTGCATTCCTGGCTGTTTGCCTCCTGGTGCCAGGATGCATCGGGGCACCCCCTCAG AATGTTCACAACTTTGACAACAGTGGTATGGCCCATGACAACTTCAAGAACAATAGG GATTTCGGCAGCCCTGACTATCCCTCTCTGGGTGATGGGAGACACCCCAGCAAACGG GACAACAGCTTCATTGGGAATCATGGTGCATCAGACAGCTTTCAGAACAATGGAGGGACTGGAAAGGTGACTGGTCAGCCAAAATGCAGCTGTGGGGCCTCTCAGCTCCTTGGGTTG GTCAAAGGCAGGTTCAATGGCAGGATCGTGGGTAACAACGCTTTGAATGACCAAGAT AACTATAATGGATATGGAGCAGTCTAT AATTCACACAGCTTTGATGATAATGTGGCCGGGGATGGCAGCTTCAACAACAATGGG GACCCCGTGGATGCCCCAGGG AACCAAGAGAGCTTTGATGGGAACAGGGTCGGCCAGCACAGCTTCAATGACAATGGG AATGGCCTTGAGCCCCCTGTCATCTAT GACCCCGTGGATGCCCCAGGG AACCAAGAGAGCTTTGATGGGAACTGGGTTGGCCACCACAGCTTCAATGACAATGGG AATGGCTTCTAG
- the LOC104152147 gene encoding uncharacterized protein isoform X1 has product MKRHICIAFLAVCLLVPGCIGAPPQNVHNFDNSGMAHDNFKNNRDFGSPDYPSLGDGRHPSKRDNSFIGNHGASDSFQNNGGTGKVTGQPKCSCGASQLLGLVKGRFNGRIVGNNALNDQDNYNGYGAVYNSHSFDDNVAGDGSFNNNGNGLEPPVIYDPVDAPGNQESFDGNRVGQHSFNDNGNGLEPPVIYDPVDAPGNQESFDGNWVGHHSFNDNGNGF; this is encoded by the exons ATGAAGCGACACATCTGCATTGCATTCCTGGCTGTTTGCCTCCTGGTGCCAGGATGCATCGGGGCACCCCCTCAG AATGTTCACAACTTTGACAACAGTGGTATGGCCCATGACAACTTCAAGAACAATAGG GATTTCGGCAGCCCTGACTATCCCTCTCTGGGTGATGGGAGACACCCCAGCAAACGG GACAACAGCTTCATTGGGAATCATGGTGCATCAGACAGCTTTCAGAACAATGGAGGGACTGGAAAGGTGACTGGTCAGCCAAAATGCAGCTGTGGGGCCTCTCAGCTCCTTGGGTTG GTCAAAGGCAGGTTCAATGGCAGGATCGTGGGTAACAACGCTTTGAATGACCAAGAT AACTATAATGGATATGGAGCAGTCTAT AATTCACACAGCTTTGATGATAATGTGGCCGGGGATGGCAGCTTCAACAACAATGGG AATGGCCTTGAGCCCCCTGTCATCTAT GACCCCGTGGATGCCCCAGGG AACCAAGAGAGCTTTGATGGGAACAGGGTCGGCCAGCACAGCTTCAATGACAATGGG AATGGCCTTGAGCCCCCTGTCATCTAT GACCCCGTGGATGCCCCAGGG AACCAAGAGAGCTTTGATGGGAACTGGGTTGGCCACCACAGCTTCAATGACAATGGG AATGGCTTCTAG
- the LOC104152147 gene encoding uncharacterized protein isoform X5, protein MKRHICIAFLAVCLLVPGCIGAPPQNVHNFDNSGMAHDNFKNNRDFGSPDYPSLGDGRHPSKRDNSFIGNHGASDSFQNNGGTGKVTGQPKCSCGASQLLGLNYNGYGAVYNSHSFDDNVAGDGSFNNNGNGLEPPVIYDPVDAPGNQESFDGNRVGQHSFNDNGNGLEPPVIYDPVDAPGNQESFDGNWVGHHSFNDNGNGF, encoded by the exons ATGAAGCGACACATCTGCATTGCATTCCTGGCTGTTTGCCTCCTGGTGCCAGGATGCATCGGGGCACCCCCTCAG AATGTTCACAACTTTGACAACAGTGGTATGGCCCATGACAACTTCAAGAACAATAGG GATTTCGGCAGCCCTGACTATCCCTCTCTGGGTGATGGGAGACACCCCAGCAAACGG GACAACAGCTTCATTGGGAATCATGGTGCATCAGACAGCTTTCAGAACAATGGAGGGACTGGAAAGGTGACTGGTCAGCCAAAATGCAGCTGTGGGGCCTCTCAGCTCCTTGGGTTG AACTATAATGGATATGGAGCAGTCTAT AATTCACACAGCTTTGATGATAATGTGGCCGGGGATGGCAGCTTCAACAACAATGGG AATGGCCTTGAGCCCCCTGTCATCTAT GACCCCGTGGATGCCCCAGGG AACCAAGAGAGCTTTGATGGGAACAGGGTCGGCCAGCACAGCTTCAATGACAATGGG AATGGCCTTGAGCCCCCTGTCATCTAT GACCCCGTGGATGCCCCAGGG AACCAAGAGAGCTTTGATGGGAACTGGGTTGGCCACCACAGCTTCAATGACAATGGG AATGGCTTCTAG
- the LOC104152147 gene encoding uncharacterized protein isoform X4, whose product MKRHICIAFLAVCLLVPGCIGAPPQNVHNFDNSGMAHDNFKNNRDFGSPDYPSLGDGRHPSKRDNSFIGNHGASDSFQNNGGTGKVKGRFNGRIVGNNALNDQDNYNGYGAVYNSHSFDDNVAGDGSFNNNGNGLEPPVIYDPVDAPGNQESFDGNRVGQHSFNDNGNGLEPPVIYDPVDAPGNQESFDGNWVGHHSFNDNGNGF is encoded by the exons ATGAAGCGACACATCTGCATTGCATTCCTGGCTGTTTGCCTCCTGGTGCCAGGATGCATCGGGGCACCCCCTCAG AATGTTCACAACTTTGACAACAGTGGTATGGCCCATGACAACTTCAAGAACAATAGG GATTTCGGCAGCCCTGACTATCCCTCTCTGGGTGATGGGAGACACCCCAGCAAACGG GACAACAGCTTCATTGGGAATCATGGTGCATCAGACAGCTTTCAGAACAATGGAGGGACTGGAAAG GTCAAAGGCAGGTTCAATGGCAGGATCGTGGGTAACAACGCTTTGAATGACCAAGAT AACTATAATGGATATGGAGCAGTCTAT AATTCACACAGCTTTGATGATAATGTGGCCGGGGATGGCAGCTTCAACAACAATGGG AATGGCCTTGAGCCCCCTGTCATCTAT GACCCCGTGGATGCCCCAGGG AACCAAGAGAGCTTTGATGGGAACAGGGTCGGCCAGCACAGCTTCAATGACAATGGG AATGGCCTTGAGCCCCCTGTCATCTAT GACCCCGTGGATGCCCCAGGG AACCAAGAGAGCTTTGATGGGAACTGGGTTGGCCACCACAGCTTCAATGACAATGGG AATGGCTTCTAG
- the LOC104152147 gene encoding uncharacterized protein isoform X8 — protein MGWVRISGLAQTGLMWQNVAVPYKSSPSLCIVNSPSLKDRVPCGKEEAMERRICVAFLAVCLLLLGGTQAAPLNSHSFDDNVAGDGSFNNNGNGLEPPVIYDPVDAPGNQESFDGNRVGQHSFNDNGNGLEPPVIYDPVDAPGNQESFDGNWVGHHSFNDNGNGF, from the exons ATGGGCTGGGTCAGGATATCAGGGCTGGCTCAGACAGGGCTGATGTGGCAAAATGTGGCTGTGCCCTATAAATCCAGCCCCAGTCTTTGCATCGTGAACAGCCCCAGTCTGAAGGACAGAGTACCCTGTGGCAAGGAAGAAGCCATGGAGAGACGGATCTGTGTTGCATTCCTGGCCGTttgtctcctgctgctgggaggcaCTCAGGCAGCTCCCCTG AATTCACACAGCTTTGATGATAATGTGGCCGGGGATGGCAGCTTCAACAACAATGGG AATGGCCTTGAGCCCCCTGTCATCTAT GACCCCGTGGATGCCCCAGGG AACCAAGAGAGCTTTGATGGGAACAGGGTCGGCCAGCACAGCTTCAATGACAATGGG AATGGCCTTGAGCCCCCTGTCATCTAT GACCCCGTGGATGCCCCAGGG AACCAAGAGAGCTTTGATGGGAACTGGGTTGGCCACCACAGCTTCAATGACAATGGG AATGGCTTCTAG
- the LOC104152147 gene encoding uncharacterized protein isoform X7 produces MKRHICIAFLAVCLLVPGCIGAPPQNVHNFDNSGMAHDNFKNNRDFGSPDYPSLGDGRHPSKRVKGRFNGRIVGNNALNDQDNYNGYGAVYNSHSFDDNVAGDGSFNNNGNGLEPPVIYDPVDAPGNQESFDGNRVGQHSFNDNGNGLEPPVIYDPVDAPGNQESFDGNWVGHHSFNDNGNGF; encoded by the exons ATGAAGCGACACATCTGCATTGCATTCCTGGCTGTTTGCCTCCTGGTGCCAGGATGCATCGGGGCACCCCCTCAG AATGTTCACAACTTTGACAACAGTGGTATGGCCCATGACAACTTCAAGAACAATAGG GATTTCGGCAGCCCTGACTATCCCTCTCTGGGTGATGGGAGACACCCCAGCAAACGG GTCAAAGGCAGGTTCAATGGCAGGATCGTGGGTAACAACGCTTTGAATGACCAAGAT AACTATAATGGATATGGAGCAGTCTAT AATTCACACAGCTTTGATGATAATGTGGCCGGGGATGGCAGCTTCAACAACAATGGG AATGGCCTTGAGCCCCCTGTCATCTAT GACCCCGTGGATGCCCCAGGG AACCAAGAGAGCTTTGATGGGAACAGGGTCGGCCAGCACAGCTTCAATGACAATGGG AATGGCCTTGAGCCCCCTGTCATCTAT GACCCCGTGGATGCCCCAGGG AACCAAGAGAGCTTTGATGGGAACTGGGTTGGCCACCACAGCTTCAATGACAATGGG AATGGCTTCTAG
- the LOC104152147 gene encoding uncharacterized protein isoform X6: protein MKRHICIAFLAVCLLVPGCIGAPPQNVHNFDNSGMAHDNFKNNRDFGSPDYPSLGDGRHPSKRDNSFIGNHGASDSFQNNGGTGKNYNGYGAVYNSHSFDDNVAGDGSFNNNGNGLEPPVIYDPVDAPGNQESFDGNRVGQHSFNDNGNGLEPPVIYDPVDAPGNQESFDGNWVGHHSFNDNGNGF, encoded by the exons ATGAAGCGACACATCTGCATTGCATTCCTGGCTGTTTGCCTCCTGGTGCCAGGATGCATCGGGGCACCCCCTCAG AATGTTCACAACTTTGACAACAGTGGTATGGCCCATGACAACTTCAAGAACAATAGG GATTTCGGCAGCCCTGACTATCCCTCTCTGGGTGATGGGAGACACCCCAGCAAACGG GACAACAGCTTCATTGGGAATCATGGTGCATCAGACAGCTTTCAGAACAATGGAGGGACTGGAAAG AACTATAATGGATATGGAGCAGTCTAT AATTCACACAGCTTTGATGATAATGTGGCCGGGGATGGCAGCTTCAACAACAATGGG AATGGCCTTGAGCCCCCTGTCATCTAT GACCCCGTGGATGCCCCAGGG AACCAAGAGAGCTTTGATGGGAACAGGGTCGGCCAGCACAGCTTCAATGACAATGGG AATGGCCTTGAGCCCCCTGTCATCTAT GACCCCGTGGATGCCCCAGGG AACCAAGAGAGCTTTGATGGGAACTGGGTTGGCCACCACAGCTTCAATGACAATGGG AATGGCTTCTAG
- the LOC104152147 gene encoding uncharacterized protein isoform X10 has protein sequence MKRHICIAFLAVCLLVPGCIGAPPQNVHNFDNSGMAHDNFKNNRDFGSPDYPSLGDGRHPSKRNYNGYGAVYNSHSFDDNVAGDGSFNNNGNGLEPPVIYDPVDAPGNQESFDGNRVGQHSFNDNGNGLEPPVIYDPVDAPGNQESFDGNWVGHHSFNDNGNGF, from the exons ATGAAGCGACACATCTGCATTGCATTCCTGGCTGTTTGCCTCCTGGTGCCAGGATGCATCGGGGCACCCCCTCAG AATGTTCACAACTTTGACAACAGTGGTATGGCCCATGACAACTTCAAGAACAATAGG GATTTCGGCAGCCCTGACTATCCCTCTCTGGGTGATGGGAGACACCCCAGCAAACGG AACTATAATGGATATGGAGCAGTCTAT AATTCACACAGCTTTGATGATAATGTGGCCGGGGATGGCAGCTTCAACAACAATGGG AATGGCCTTGAGCCCCCTGTCATCTAT GACCCCGTGGATGCCCCAGGG AACCAAGAGAGCTTTGATGGGAACAGGGTCGGCCAGCACAGCTTCAATGACAATGGG AATGGCCTTGAGCCCCCTGTCATCTAT GACCCCGTGGATGCCCCAGGG AACCAAGAGAGCTTTGATGGGAACTGGGTTGGCCACCACAGCTTCAATGACAATGGG AATGGCTTCTAG